The proteins below come from a single Kryptolebias marmoratus isolate JLee-2015 linkage group LG12, ASM164957v2, whole genome shotgun sequence genomic window:
- the btbd17b gene encoding BTB/POZ domain-containing protein 17 — MVRSCEQEIPGWVYVGTLLFFIYFHSVTVSGAPLKQEALDSGVTTLNHSMSLVHRMENLLVMGNSSDVSLRVQTINTDEVKVIQAHSLVLSLQSDVFEELLLGRNNSALVLTETPDCAAVFDKFIRYLYCGDISVRLDQVISLHKLASKYHVWGLQQGLTQYMTQHLSSDSPTGHVVSWYNYALLIGDATLRDSCLQYLSWNLSSVLQSGEWGSISEDLLLSLLQRSDLILQSELELYEALEGWINQNQPVTTTVESALRAVRYCMIPPQHLFRLQKQSLLMVKYYETIRDLLYLAFQFHSASPIQLAKYFDVNCSIFTPRNYLSSSWGSPWIINNPTRDDRSFSFQTQLGPSGHDFSKRVTWNALFSPRWLPLSARSTYTELGAMQPTRTESGRPRIIVTPATSSPDFAGVSFQKTVIVMAKQQGKVVVRHVYNFHQSTEEAGDFLVDADLQRRASEYLIDSSLYLHIVIKPLYHSLLVARK; from the exons atGGTACGCTCATGTGAACAGGAGATTCCTGGCTGGGTCTATGTGGGCACCCTGCTCTTCTTTATCTACTTCCACTCTGTCACAGTCAGCGGAG ctCCGCTGAAGCAGGAGGCATTAGATAGTGGGGTCACAACTCTGAATCACTCCATGAGTTTGGTGCATCGTATGGAGAACCTCCTTGTCATGGGCAACAGTAGTGATGTCAGTCTGCGGGTGCAAACCATCAACACAGATGAGGTGAAGGTGATTCAAGCCCACAGTCTGGTTCTCAGCCTGCAGAGTGATGTGTTTGAGGAACTGCTGCTCGGTCGCAATAACAGTGCGCTGGTTCTGACCGAGACACCTGATTGTGCTGCTGTCTTTGACAAGTTTATCAG gtATTTGTACTGTGGTGATATCTCAGTACGACTAGATCAGGTTATATCTCTGCACAAGCTGGCCAGCAAGTACCACGTCTGGGGTTTGCAACAAGGTCTGACCCAATATATGACTCAGCACCTTTCCAGTGATTCACCCACAGGCCATGTGGTGAGCTGGTACAACTATGCACTGCTAATTGGGGATGCGACCCTGAGGGACAGCTGTCTGCAGTACCTGTCCTGGAATCTGTCTTCAGTGCTGCAGAGTGGAGAATGGGGCTCCATCAGCGAAGACCTGCTCCTGTCCTTGCTCCAGCGCTCTGATCTTATTCTGCAGAGCGAGCTAGAGCTCTATGAGGCCCTGGAGGGCTGGATTAACCAGAACCAGCCAGTTACTACAACTGTGGAAAGTGCCCTAAGGGCTGTTCGATATTGCATGATCCCTCCTCAACATCTCTTCCGTCTTCAGAAGCAGTCCCTCCTCATGGTGAAGTATTACGAGACCATCCGTGATCTCCTATATCTAGCTTTCCAGTTTCACTCTGCCTCACCTATTCAACTGGCAAAGTACTTTGATGTcaactgcagcatttttactCCCCGTAACTACTTGTCCTCCTCCTGGGGTTCGCCGTGGATCATCAATAACCCCACCCGTGATGACCGCAGTTTCAGCTTCCAGACCCAGCTTGGTCCCAGCGGCCACGACTTCAGTAAGAGAGTGACATGGAACGCCCTGTTCTCCCCTCGCTGGCTCCCGCTTAGTGCCAGGTCAACTTATACAGAACTTGGTGCCATGCAGCCCACCCGCACAGAGTCAGGTCGACCTCGCATCATTGTAACACCCGCCACCTCCAGCCCAGACTTTGCCGGTGTAAGTTTCCAGAAAACTGTTATTGTGATGGCAAAACAGCAAGGAAAAGTGGTCGTCCGCCATGTCTACAACTTCCACCAAAGTACAGAGGAAGCTGGGGATTTCTTGGTGGATGCTGACTTGCAGCGCCGTGCGTCTGAGTACCTAATCGACAGCTCCCTCTATCTGCACATTGTAATCAAACCTCTCTACCACTCCCTTCTAGTTGCCAGGAAGTAA